One region of Mycobacterium riyadhense genomic DNA includes:
- a CDS encoding DUF503 domain-containing protein, with protein MWIGWLEFDVLLGDVRSLKQKRSVIRPLVAELQRKFSVSAAEIGSNDLYRRAGIGVSVVSSDRGHAVDVLDAAERLVAAHPEFELLSVRRGLQRSDD; from the coding sequence ATGTGGATCGGCTGGCTCGAGTTCGATGTGCTGCTGGGCGACGTGCGTTCACTCAAACAGAAGCGATCGGTGATCCGCCCGCTGGTTGCAGAGCTGCAACGCAAGTTCAGCGTCTCGGCCGCCGAGATCGGTTCGAATGACCTCTACCGACGGGCCGGCATCGGCGTATCCGTGGTGTCGAGCGATCGGGGCCATGCCGTCGATGTCCTGGACGCGGCCGAACGTCTGGTAGCCGCACATCCGGAGTTCGAGTTGTTGTCGGTGCGACGGGGCTTGCAGCGCAGCGACGACTAG
- the trmI gene encoding tRNA (adenine(58)-N(1))-methyltransferase TrmI, with amino-acid sequence MSASGPFTVGERVQLTDAKGRHYTMSLTPGSEFHTHRGSIAHDAVIGLEQGSVVKSSNGAHFLVMRPLLVDYVMSMPRGPQVIYPKDAAQIVHEGDIFPGARVLEAGAGSGALTLSLLRAVGPEGQVISYEQRADHAEHARRNVETFYGREPRNWQLIISDVADSELPDDSVDRAVLDMLAPWEVLDAVAKLVIAGGVLVIYVATVTQLSKVVEAVRAQQCWTEPRSWETLQRGWNVVGLAVRPQHSMRGHTAFLITARRLAPGAVAPAPLGRKREGRDG; translated from the coding sequence GTGTCAGCATCCGGCCCGTTCACCGTTGGTGAACGCGTCCAGCTCACCGACGCCAAGGGCCGGCACTACACGATGTCGCTCACACCCGGTAGCGAGTTCCATACCCATCGCGGCTCGATCGCTCACGACGCGGTGATCGGGTTGGAGCAAGGCAGCGTGGTCAAATCCAGCAATGGCGCCCACTTTCTGGTGATGCGTCCGCTGCTGGTCGACTACGTGATGTCGATGCCTCGGGGACCGCAGGTGATCTACCCCAAGGACGCCGCTCAGATCGTGCACGAGGGCGACATCTTTCCCGGCGCTCGGGTGCTGGAGGCGGGAGCCGGTTCGGGTGCGCTGACCTTGTCGCTGCTGCGGGCGGTCGGGCCGGAAGGGCAAGTAATCTCCTACGAGCAGCGTGCCGATCACGCCGAACACGCTCGTCGCAATGTAGAAACCTTCTACGGCCGCGAACCGCGGAATTGGCAGCTGATCATCAGCGACGTCGCGGACTCCGAGCTGCCCGACGACTCCGTTGACCGTGCGGTGCTGGACATGCTGGCACCGTGGGAGGTGCTGGATGCGGTAGCCAAGCTGGTGATCGCCGGCGGCGTACTGGTGATCTACGTGGCCACCGTCACCCAGCTGTCGAAGGTCGTCGAGGCCGTTCGGGCGCAGCAGTGTTGGACCGAACCGCGATCGTGGGAGACGCTGCAGCGGGGTTGGAACGTTGTCGGGCTGGCCGTTCGGCCGCAACATTCGATGCGCGGGCACACCGCGTTCCTGATTACGGCGCGTCGGCTGGCGCCCGGTGCTGTGGCTCCGGCGCCCTTGGGCCGCAAACGCGAAGGGCGCGACGGCTAG
- a CDS encoding RecB family exonuclease — protein MTDQLVAPQPALRVSRPALSPSRAADFKQCPLLYRFRAIDRLPEAPSVAQLRGSLVHVALEQLYALPAMQRGPDTARSLVEPAWDHVIAAAPKLAAELDRGQRIQLLDEARALLAGYYRLEDPTRFSPQSCEQRVEVELADGTLLRGFIDRIDVAATGELRVVDYKTGKAPPAARALAEFKAMFQMKFYAVALFRSRGVLPTRLRLIYLADGQVLDYSPDGGELMRFEKTLMAIWRAIQSVGATGDFRANPSRLCDWCPHQKHCPAFGGTPPPYPGWPNGTDSHPTEPAA, from the coding sequence ATGACCGACCAGCTGGTGGCGCCGCAGCCGGCGCTTCGCGTCTCACGGCCGGCGCTGTCACCCTCACGGGCGGCGGATTTCAAACAATGCCCGCTGCTGTATCGGTTCCGCGCGATCGATCGGCTGCCCGAGGCGCCGTCGGTGGCACAGCTACGGGGGTCACTGGTGCACGTCGCACTGGAGCAGCTTTACGCCTTGCCCGCGATGCAACGCGGCCCGGACACGGCACGCTCACTCGTGGAGCCCGCCTGGGACCACGTGATCGCCGCGGCGCCCAAGCTGGCCGCCGAGCTGGACCGTGGACAGCGCATCCAGTTGCTGGACGAAGCCCGCGCGTTGCTGGCCGGCTACTACCGGCTCGAAGACCCCACCCGGTTTAGCCCGCAAAGCTGTGAACAGCGCGTGGAAGTCGAGCTGGCCGATGGCACGCTGCTGCGCGGCTTTATCGACCGGATCGATGTGGCCGCAACCGGCGAGCTTCGGGTGGTCGACTACAAGACCGGCAAAGCACCGCCGGCCGCGCGGGCCCTGGCCGAATTCAAGGCGATGTTCCAAATGAAGTTCTACGCGGTGGCGCTGTTTCGTTCCCGCGGTGTGTTACCCACCCGGCTGCGGCTGATCTATCTGGCCGACGGCCAGGTGCTGGACTACTCACCCGACGGTGGCGAGCTGATGCGATTCGAGAAGACGTTAATGGCGATCTGGCGGGCGATCCAATCCGTCGGCGCGACAGGCGATTTCCGCGCCAACCCGTCGCGGTTATGCGATTGGTGCCCGCACCAAAAGCACTGCCCGGCCTTCGGCGGGACGCCGCCGCCCTATCCGGGGTGGCCGAACGGTACGGACTCACATCCGACCGAGCCGGCGGCATGA
- a CDS encoding IS1634 family transposase, with translation MILGVPRNTGKAHVVRVKKTHVDKQGHERVYESVLLRRTYRDGAKVRNETVANLSMLPPQAVDAIEATLKGHTLVPAGSEFSKSRSLPHGDVAAVAAMARKLELAAVLGPPCRARDIVLALIISRVVRPKSKLSTLSWWPNTTLGVDLGVAEASTDEIYAGMDWLADRQDRIEKKLAAKHLNESVNPGRMALFDLTSSWVTGRCCELAARGYSRDGKKGCEQIEYGVLTDPEGRPVAVRVFSGATADPTAFTQIVQVIKDKLAIQRLVLVGDRGMITTARIDALRELNDNPDTPTAFDWITALRAPAIAKLARDDGPLQMSLFDTQDLAEITHPDYPGERLIACRNPALAAERARKRHDLLAATEKELAHIAQRVTKATLSGADKIGIAVGKVSGKFKVGQLFHLTITDTEFTYHRDQAAIDAQAALDGIYVLRTSVNTKVLDPAAVVEGYKNLANIERDFRIIKTDDLDLRPIHHRLEDRVKAHVLICMLACYLIWHLRKAWAPLTFTDETPPHRDNPVAPAQRSPAAHAKASTKHDAAGNPVRSFRDLLNHLATLTRDRIRYHQTNIEIDKLTEPTPTQRRAFDLIDAPIPLTIAA, from the coding sequence ATGATTCTTGGTGTGCCACGCAATACCGGCAAAGCTCACGTAGTCAGAGTTAAGAAGACTCACGTGGATAAGCAAGGCCACGAGCGCGTCTATGAGTCTGTACTGTTGCGCCGCACCTACCGAGACGGGGCCAAGGTGCGCAACGAGACCGTGGCCAACCTGTCGATGCTGCCGCCGCAGGCCGTCGATGCGATCGAGGCGACGCTGAAGGGCCACACGCTGGTGCCGGCCGGCTCCGAGTTCAGCAAGTCCCGGTCGCTGCCACACGGGGACGTGGCGGCGGTGGCCGCGATGGCGCGCAAGCTCGAGCTGGCCGCAGTGCTGGGCCCGCCGTGCCGAGCCCGCGATATCGTGCTCGCGTTGATCATCTCGCGGGTGGTGCGGCCCAAGTCGAAGCTGTCCACCCTGTCGTGGTGGCCCAACACCACCCTCGGCGTCGATTTGGGGGTGGCCGAGGCCTCCACCGACGAGATCTACGCCGGGATGGACTGGCTGGCCGACCGACAGGATAGGATCGAAAAGAAGCTGGCGGCAAAGCATTTAAACGAGTCGGTGAACCCGGGCCGGATGGCGTTGTTCGACCTGACTTCCTCGTGGGTGACCGGCCGATGCTGCGAGCTGGCCGCGCGCGGCTACTCCCGCGACGGCAAGAAGGGCTGCGAGCAGATCGAATACGGGGTGCTCACCGACCCTGAGGGCCGCCCGGTCGCGGTGCGCGTGTTTTCCGGTGCCACCGCCGACCCGACCGCGTTCACCCAGATCGTGCAGGTGATCAAGGACAAGCTCGCCATCCAGCGGCTGGTGCTGGTCGGCGATCGCGGCATGATCACCACCGCCCGCATCGACGCGCTGCGCGAACTCAACGACAACCCCGACACCCCAACCGCCTTCGATTGGATCACCGCGCTACGCGCACCCGCGATCGCCAAACTCGCCCGCGACGACGGGCCGCTGCAGATGAGCCTGTTCGATACCCAGGACCTCGCCGAGATCACCCACCCCGACTACCCCGGTGAACGGCTGATCGCCTGCCGCAACCCCGCCCTGGCCGCCGAACGTGCCCGCAAACGCCACGACCTGCTGGCTGCCACCGAGAAGGAACTGGCCCACATCGCCCAACGCGTCACCAAAGCCACCCTGTCCGGCGCCGACAAGATCGGCATCGCAGTCGGCAAGGTCAGCGGAAAATTCAAGGTGGGCCAGCTCTTCCACCTCACGATCACCGACACCGAGTTCACCTACCACCGCGACCAGGCCGCCATCGACGCCCAAGCCGCCCTCGACGGCATCTACGTGCTGCGCACCAGCGTCAACACCAAGGTCCTCGACCCCGCCGCCGTGGTGGAGGGTTACAAAAACCTCGCCAACATCGAACGCGACTTTCGCATCATCAAGACCGACGACCTCGACCTACGCCCCATCCACCACCGCCTCGAGGACCGCGTCAAAGCCCACGTGCTGATCTGCATGCTGGCCTGCTACCTCATCTGGCACCTGCGCAAGGCCTGGGCGCCACTGACATTCACCGACGAAACACCGCCGCATCGGGACAACCCCGTCGCCCCCGCGCAGCGCTCCCCAGCCGCACACGCCAAAGCCTCCACCAAACACGACGCGGCTGGCAACCCGGTACGAAGCTTCCGCGACCTGCTCAATCACCTGGCCACCCTCACCCGCGACCGGATCCGCTACCACCAGACCAACATCGAAATCGACAAACTCACCGAGCCCACCCCCACCCAGCGCCGCGCCTTCGACCTCATTGACGCTCCGATCCCCCTCACCATCGCCGCGTAG
- the arc gene encoding proteasome ATPase codes for MGDSERSDAFKTPRDIPLSSEDAAELEQLRREAAVLREQLEHAVGQQSSTRSARDVHQLEARIDSLAARNSKLMETLKEARQQLLALREEVDRLGQPPSGYGVLLSAHDDETVDVFTSGRKMRLTCSPNIDARSLKKGQTVRLNEALTVVEAGTFESVGEISTLREVLADGHRALVVGHADEERIVWLADPLIAEDLPDGHADALNDDTRPRKLRPGDSLLVDTKAGYAFERIPKAEVEDLVLEEVPDVSYQDIGGLTRQIEQIRDAVELPFLHKELYREYALRPPKGVLLYGPPGCGKTLIAKAVANSLAKKMAEVRGDDAREAKSYFLNIKGPELLNKFVGETERHIRLIFQRAREKASEGTPVIVFFDEMDSIFRTRGTGVSSDVETTVVPQLLSEIDGVEGLENVIVIGASNREDMIDPAILRPGRLDVKIKIERPDAEAAMDIYSKYLTESLPVHADDLAEFDGDRTACIKAMIEKVVDRMYAEIDDNRFLEVTYANGDKEVMYFKDFNSGAMIQNVVDRAKKNAIKSVLETGQPGLRIQHLLDSIVDEFAENEDLPNTTNPDDWARISGKKGERIVYIRTLVTGKSSSASRAIDTESNLGQYL; via the coding sequence ATGGGTGACTCAGAGCGTTCTGACGCCTTTAAGACCCCTCGCGATATCCCCCTGTCCAGCGAAGATGCCGCCGAGCTGGAACAGCTACGGCGCGAAGCTGCGGTGCTGCGCGAGCAACTTGAGCACGCGGTTGGACAGCAGAGCTCGACGCGCTCTGCTCGGGATGTGCATCAACTCGAAGCCCGTATCGACTCACTCGCGGCCCGCAATTCCAAATTAATGGAAACTCTTAAAGAAGCCCGTCAACAACTGCTCGCGCTGCGCGAGGAAGTTGACCGACTGGGGCAGCCGCCCAGTGGTTACGGGGTCTTGCTGTCCGCCCACGACGACGAAACGGTGGACGTGTTCACCTCGGGTCGCAAGATGCGCCTGACGTGCTCGCCCAACATCGACGCCAGGTCCCTCAAGAAGGGCCAAACGGTCCGGCTCAATGAAGCCCTGACCGTGGTGGAGGCCGGCACCTTCGAATCCGTCGGCGAGATATCGACATTGCGTGAGGTTCTGGCCGATGGTCACCGTGCGCTGGTCGTCGGCCACGCGGACGAGGAGCGCATCGTCTGGTTGGCGGATCCGCTGATTGCCGAGGACCTTCCTGACGGTCACGCGGACGCCCTCAATGACGACACCCGGCCCCGCAAGCTGCGCCCTGGCGACTCGTTGCTGGTCGACACCAAAGCCGGCTATGCCTTCGAGCGCATCCCCAAGGCCGAAGTCGAAGACCTGGTGCTCGAAGAGGTCCCGGACGTCAGCTACCAAGACATCGGCGGCCTGACGCGCCAGATCGAGCAGATTCGCGATGCCGTCGAGTTGCCGTTCCTGCACAAGGAGCTCTACCGCGAGTACGCGTTGCGCCCGCCCAAGGGTGTGCTGCTCTATGGCCCACCCGGCTGTGGGAAGACCTTGATCGCCAAGGCAGTGGCCAACTCGCTGGCCAAGAAGATGGCCGAGGTTCGTGGCGACGACGCCCGGGAGGCGAAGTCGTACTTCCTCAACATCAAAGGTCCCGAGCTGCTGAACAAATTCGTCGGCGAGACCGAGCGTCACATCCGGCTGATCTTCCAGCGCGCTCGAGAAAAGGCGTCGGAAGGCACACCCGTGATCGTGTTCTTCGACGAGATGGATTCGATCTTCCGCACCCGCGGTACCGGTGTCTCCTCGGACGTCGAGACAACCGTCGTCCCGCAGTTGCTCAGTGAGATCGACGGGGTGGAGGGGCTGGAGAACGTCATCGTGATCGGCGCCTCCAACCGTGAAGACATGATCGATCCCGCCATCCTGCGGCCGGGACGCCTCGACGTGAAGATCAAGATCGAGCGCCCGGATGCCGAGGCGGCAATGGACATCTACTCGAAGTACCTCACCGAGTCGCTGCCGGTGCATGCCGACGACCTTGCCGAGTTCGACGGCGACCGCACGGCGTGCATCAAGGCGATGATCGAAAAGGTCGTCGACCGCATGTATGCCGAGATCGACGACAACCGATTCCTCGAGGTCACCTATGCCAACGGTGACAAGGAAGTCATGTACTTCAAGGACTTCAACTCCGGGGCGATGATCCAGAACGTTGTCGACCGGGCGAAGAAGAACGCCATCAAGTCGGTGTTGGAGACCGGCCAGCCAGGTCTGCGCATTCAGCACCTGCTGGACTCGATCGTCGACGAGTTCGCCGAGAACGAGGACCTGCCCAACACCACGAATCCCGATGACTGGGCGCGGATTTCGGGCAAGAAGGGTGAGCGGATCGTCTACATCCGAACCCTCGTTACGGGCAAATCGTCGAGCGCGTCGCGGGCCATCGACACCGAATCCAACCTCGGCCAGTACCTGTAA
- a CDS encoding glycine zipper 2TM domain-containing protein, which yields MTQVLVLLLALLIGFVAGLRSVTAPAVVAWAAFLSGLNLDHTWASWMGNIVTVVILSVLAVAELINDKLPKTPPRTATPVFAVRIILGGLAGAVIGTAWGYTWSALGAGVIGAVLGTLGGYQARRRLVTARGGHDLPIALLEDSVAVLGGFAIVAMAAAMVPQAL from the coding sequence GTGACGCAAGTCCTTGTCCTGCTACTGGCTCTCTTAATCGGTTTCGTCGCCGGATTGCGTTCCGTCACCGCTCCCGCGGTGGTCGCCTGGGCGGCCTTTCTGAGCGGGCTCAACCTCGACCACACGTGGGCATCCTGGATGGGCAACATCGTGACGGTGGTGATCCTCAGCGTTCTGGCGGTCGCCGAACTGATCAACGACAAACTTCCCAAGACCCCGCCGCGCACCGCGACACCGGTGTTTGCGGTCCGGATCATCCTGGGTGGATTGGCCGGCGCGGTCATCGGCACCGCATGGGGCTACACGTGGAGCGCGCTGGGCGCCGGTGTGATCGGCGCCGTGCTCGGCACTCTCGGCGGCTATCAGGCGCGCCGGCGGCTGGTTACCGCCCGCGGCGGGCACGATCTTCCCATCGCGCTGCTGGAGGATTCGGTCGCCGTTCTGGGTGGCTTCGCCATCGTTGCTATGGCGGCGGCGATGGTTCCGCAAGCGCTATGA
- a CDS encoding phosphoribosyl-ATP diphosphatase, with translation MEQSLAVKTFEDLFAELGVRARTRPAGSSTVAALDAGIHTLGKKILEEAGEVWLAAEHEPNEALAEEISQLLYWTQVLMISRGLSLDDVYRKL, from the coding sequence GTGGAACAATCGCTGGCCGTGAAGACCTTCGAGGATCTGTTCGCCGAACTCGGCGTCCGCGCCCGCACCCGGCCGGCCGGTAGCTCGACGGTGGCGGCCCTGGACGCCGGGATACATACGCTGGGCAAAAAGATCCTGGAGGAGGCCGGGGAGGTGTGGCTGGCCGCCGAGCACGAACCCAACGAAGCGCTGGCCGAGGAGATCAGCCAGTTGCTCTACTGGACCCAGGTATTGATGATTTCGCGTGGACTGTCCCTCGACGACGTGTACCGAAAGTTATGA
- a CDS encoding thioesterase family protein — protein sequence MNGCFYRSLPGDGEYQAFSPTDYTRSNWGPEIQHGSPPLALLTKLIEELSAGSRLRIGRLSLDILGAIPVSPVRARAWVERPGSRVSMIIAEMIADRVVARVTAWLLAVSDTVDTASDRYRPLVEGPAQPRPAAFANARGYFDALDWRPQKTDGQFAAVSWFSPLAHIVDTEPTSALQRLTAVVDCANGVGAVLDPSEFVFMNTDTVVHLHRLPTGHDFALRARASIGPDGVGVTTCEVFDKAGFVGTSAQTLLVQRR from the coding sequence ATGAACGGTTGCTTCTACCGAAGCCTCCCCGGTGACGGTGAGTATCAGGCGTTTAGCCCCACCGACTACACCCGCAGCAATTGGGGTCCCGAAATTCAGCATGGCTCGCCCCCGTTGGCGCTGCTGACCAAGCTGATCGAGGAACTTTCCGCGGGCTCCCGTCTGCGGATCGGCCGCCTCAGCCTGGACATCCTCGGGGCCATTCCGGTGAGCCCGGTGCGGGCCCGGGCCTGGGTGGAACGTCCGGGTTCGCGCGTGAGCATGATCATCGCCGAGATGATCGCCGATCGTGTGGTGGCGCGGGTAACCGCTTGGCTGCTGGCGGTTTCCGACACCGTCGACACGGCATCTGACCGTTATCGCCCGCTGGTGGAGGGACCGGCCCAACCCCGTCCGGCGGCGTTCGCGAACGCCCGCGGCTATTTCGACGCCCTCGACTGGCGCCCGCAGAAGACCGACGGACAGTTCGCCGCGGTGTCCTGGTTCAGCCCGTTAGCCCACATCGTCGACACTGAGCCCACGTCCGCGCTGCAGCGACTTACCGCCGTGGTGGACTGCGCCAACGGCGTGGGCGCAGTCCTGGATCCGAGCGAGTTCGTCTTCATGAACACCGACACGGTCGTGCACCTGCACCGCCTGCCAACAGGGCACGATTTCGCGCTGCGCGCTCGTGCGTCGATAGGGCCGGACGGTGTGGGGGTGACGACGTGCGAGGTCTTCGACAAAGCCGGTTTTGTGGGCACATCCGCCCAGACACTTCTGGTCCAGCGCAGGTGA
- a CDS encoding PPE family protein: MAFPIWFALPPEVHATLLSAGAGPGPMLAAAEAWHALAVQYTDIATELASVLGAIEASSWQGPTAERFVAAHQPFLAWLNQAAAVAAAAAAAHEMAAAGYASALASMPTLAELAANHAVHGALVATNFFGVNTIPIAVNEADYLRMWIQAATAMSVYEAVARDSVAATPTTSPAPAIVTAEAAPAASSFPDPVKIILQALQDFLTFLRNLAAETLSGPLGKFVVQVLDWFISFVSGPVFKFMAYLILDPMIYFGPFTPALSPFGMPAALIGLAGIAGIGAVPDAAAPLVAGLHVGGPSRQSLPATVGVTLAGTGAAAPVTTSAPAPATSSAATSPTVTEFGPAQGLYAVSGPDGEGFTPTTRTKGIAGVTADAPAPAAKLPGDHAPASARKSAKLRKSLRQYRFEFLEDDGRITTSDATLTEQAAASHRGVDALGFAGTIPKSAAGQAKGLRQPCSEFANAPQVPMLPHTWSGE; this comes from the coding sequence GTGGCCTTTCCGATATGGTTCGCGCTTCCGCCGGAGGTGCATGCAACGCTGTTGTCCGCCGGCGCCGGCCCCGGTCCGATGTTGGCCGCGGCGGAGGCTTGGCACGCCCTCGCCGTCCAATACACCGACATTGCAACGGAACTCGCAAGCGTGCTCGGTGCGATCGAGGCAAGTTCGTGGCAGGGCCCCACGGCCGAGCGGTTCGTCGCGGCTCATCAGCCGTTTCTCGCCTGGTTGAACCAGGCTGCCGCGGTGGCCGCGGCAGCAGCCGCCGCACACGAGATGGCCGCCGCGGGGTACGCGTCGGCGTTGGCCAGCATGCCGACGCTCGCAGAACTCGCGGCGAACCACGCCGTGCACGGGGCTTTGGTGGCCACCAACTTTTTCGGCGTCAACACCATCCCCATCGCCGTTAACGAGGCCGACTACCTGCGGATGTGGATCCAGGCCGCTACCGCGATGAGCGTCTATGAAGCCGTAGCCAGGGACAGCGTGGCAGCGACCCCCACGACGTCGCCGGCGCCGGCGATAGTCACCGCCGAGGCCGCTCCGGCAGCCAGCAGCTTTCCCGACCCGGTGAAGATCATTCTTCAGGCCCTCCAGGATTTCCTGACATTCCTTCGCAACCTCGCCGCCGAGACCCTCTCGGGGCCGCTGGGAAAGTTCGTCGTTCAGGTGCTGGACTGGTTCATCTCCTTCGTGTCCGGCCCGGTGTTCAAGTTCATGGCCTACCTGATCCTGGACCCGATGATTTACTTCGGGCCCTTCACCCCAGCGCTGAGTCCTTTTGGCATGCCAGCCGCGCTAATCGGCCTGGCCGGAATTGCCGGGATCGGCGCGGTACCCGATGCGGCAGCGCCGCTGGTCGCGGGTCTGCACGTCGGCGGCCCCAGCCGGCAGAGCTTGCCTGCGACCGTCGGTGTCACGCTGGCCGGGACCGGCGCGGCCGCACCCGTGACAACGTCTGCGCCGGCCCCCGCCACTTCCTCAGCAGCGACCTCTCCCACCGTCACCGAATTCGGCCCTGCCCAAGGCCTTTACGCGGTCAGTGGTCCAGACGGCGAAGGCTTCACGCCGACCACCCGAACCAAAGGGATCGCCGGCGTCACCGCGGATGCGCCCGCACCGGCCGCCAAGCTCCCCGGTGACCACGCCCCGGCAAGCGCCAGGAAGTCCGCGAAACTTCGGAAGAGCTTGCGCCAGTACCGCTTCGAGTTCCTGGAAGACGACGGGCGGATTACCACGTCAGACGCGACGCTGACCGAGCAGGCCGCGGCCAGCCACCGTGGCGTGGACGCGCTGGGGTTCGCCGGAACCATCCCGAAATCGGCTGCAGGACAAGCCAAAGGACTAAGGCAACCATGTAGCGAATTCGCCAATGCCCCGCAGGTGCCGATGCTGCCGCATACCTGGAGCGGCGAATAA
- the hisG gene encoding ATP phosphoribosyltransferase has product MLRVAVPNKGALSEPATEILAEAGYRRRTDPKDLTVIDPVNNVEFFFLRPKDIAIYVGSGELDFGITGRDLALDSGAAVHERLALGFGSSSFRYAGPAGRHWTTADLAGKRIATAYPNLVRKDLDSKGIPATVIRLDGAVEISVQLGVADAIADVVGSGRTLSMHNLVAFGEPLCDSEAVLIERADQDRNDNAIAARDQLVARVQGVVFGQQYLMLDYDCPRSVLDKATSITPGLESPTIAPLADPAWVAIRALVPRRGVNGVMDELAAIGAKAILASDIRFCRF; this is encoded by the coding sequence ATGTTGCGGGTCGCGGTACCCAACAAAGGTGCGCTCAGCGAACCGGCTACCGAGATCCTCGCGGAGGCCGGCTACCGGCGCCGAACCGATCCCAAGGACCTGACCGTCATTGATCCCGTCAACAATGTCGAGTTCTTCTTCTTGCGGCCCAAAGACATTGCCATCTATGTCGGTTCCGGCGAGCTCGACTTCGGGATCACTGGCCGGGACCTGGCACTAGATTCTGGCGCGGCGGTGCACGAACGGTTGGCGCTGGGTTTCGGGTCGTCCAGCTTCCGTTACGCCGGCCCGGCCGGGCGGCACTGGACGACGGCTGACCTCGCCGGAAAACGGATCGCCACCGCGTATCCAAACCTTGTCCGAAAAGACTTGGACAGCAAGGGCATTCCAGCAACCGTGATCAGACTCGATGGTGCCGTAGAGATTTCGGTACAACTCGGGGTGGCTGATGCCATCGCCGACGTGGTGGGCTCCGGTCGCACCCTAAGCATGCATAATCTGGTGGCCTTTGGTGAGCCACTGTGTGATTCGGAGGCGGTGCTGATCGAGCGTGCCGACCAGGACCGCAACGACAATGCCATCGCGGCGCGCGATCAACTGGTCGCCCGGGTACAGGGTGTGGTGTTCGGCCAGCAATATCTGATGCTGGACTACGACTGCCCGCGCTCGGTACTGGACAAAGCCACGTCGATCACGCCGGGATTGGAGTCGCCGACCATTGCGCCGCTCGCCGACCCGGCCTGGGTCGCAATCCGGGCGCTGGTGCCACGCCGGGGCGTCAACGGCGTCATGGACGAACTCGCCGCTATCGGCGCCAAAGCGATCCTGGCTTCCGACATCAGGTTCTGCCGATTTTGA